The Caretta caretta isolate rCarCar2 chromosome 5, rCarCar1.hap1, whole genome shotgun sequence genome contains a region encoding:
- the LOC125637092 gene encoding uncharacterized protein LOC125637092 isoform X2 has product MSIVSLFLGLICGLLLMFCSYFPGAGKCQFIWGRDEQLSKAILEMLHINKLSIPLRTKPHHYMKLVYHLRNPPALNSEGTLVQSFRRIQDPDFGIPGWLWFNISYLKPSMRLAELVLLRKTLHPESLTVNVTVHSISVVQGNITESKALDEKVLMLDELPPSGYDVFNISAILNETTSDVIGFRLRFTDDSGSLVLHEALTKSLYCLNRCTQSEPLLVAYRFLVTELYGGSKQQATRECQHCATERRRNLPEDSRLQQCSRQQHYVNFQTMQLSHWILEPPGFFTSFCNSHCVPQKRSSINVMYLSHSEDLVIERLKDLRVESCACNQMF; this is encoded by the exons ATGAGCATTGTTTCTCTGTTTTTAGGACTCATCTGTGGATTGCTGTTGATGTTTTGTTCTTACTTCCCAGGGGCAGGGAAATGCCAGTTTATCTGGGGAAGAGATGAACAGTTAAGCAAGGCCATCCTGGAAATGCTACATATCAATAAGTTATCCATACCTCTCAGGACCAAACCTCACCACTACATGAAGTTAGTCTATCATCTACGAAATCCACCAGCCTTAAACAGTGAAGGGACTCTTGTGCAGAGTTTCAGGAGAATCCAAG ATCCAGATTTTGGCATTCCAGGATGGCTGTGGTTTAATATTTCTTACCTGAAACCTTCCATGAGGCTTGCAGAATTAGTTCTTCTCCGGAAGACTCTACACCCAGAATCGCTGACAGTCAATGTTACTGTGCACAGTATCTCTGTGGTCCAGGGAAATATCACAGAAAGCAAAGCCTTAGATGAAAAAGTGCTGATGTTAGATGAGCTACCACCATCTGGTTATGATGTCTTTAACATTTCAGCCATTTTGAATGAGACCACCTCAGATGTCATAGGCTTTCGGCTACGATTCACGGATGACAGTGGCAGCTTGGTTCTCCATGAAGCTCTGACTAAGAGCCTGTACTGTTTGAACAGATGCACCCAGAGTGAGCCCTTACTGGTGGCTTATCGCTTCCTGGTGACCGAGCTATATGGTGGAAGTAAACAGCAGGCCACTAGAGAATGCCAACACTGCGCTACAGAGAGAAGGAGAAACTTGCCAGAAGATTCCAGGCTACAACAGTGCAGCCGTCAACAACACTATGTGAACTTTCAGACAATGCAACTGAGCCACTGGATTCTGGAGCCTCCTGGCTTCTTCACAAGTTTTTGCAA TTCCCACTGTGTGCCCCAGAAGCGATCCTCCATTAACGTGATGTACTTATCTCATTCAGAAGACCTTGTGATTGAAAGGCTGAAGGATCTGCGAGTAGAAAGTTGTGCATGTAATCAGATGTTTTGA
- the LOC125637092 gene encoding uncharacterized protein LOC125637092 isoform X3: protein MLHINKLSIPLRTKPHHYMKLVYHLRNPPALNSEGTLVQSFRRIQDPDFGIPGWLWFNISYLKPSMRLAELVLLRKTLHPESLTVNVTVHSISVVQGNITESKALDEKVLMLDELPPSGYDVFNISAILNETTSDVIGFRLRFTDDSGSLVLHEALTKSLYCLNRCTQSEPLLVAYRFLVTELYGGSKQQATRECQHCATERRRNLPEDSRLQQCSRQQHYVNFQTMQLSHWILEPPGFFTSFCKGECSYEESGELSEAHRGVINKTENWMSSHCVPQKRSSINVMYLSHSEDLVIERLKDLRVESCACNQMF from the exons ATGCTACATATCAATAAGTTATCCATACCTCTCAGGACCAAACCTCACCACTACATGAAGTTAGTCTATCATCTACGAAATCCACCAGCCTTAAACAGTGAAGGGACTCTTGTGCAGAGTTTCAGGAGAATCCAAG ATCCAGATTTTGGCATTCCAGGATGGCTGTGGTTTAATATTTCTTACCTGAAACCTTCCATGAGGCTTGCAGAATTAGTTCTTCTCCGGAAGACTCTACACCCAGAATCGCTGACAGTCAATGTTACTGTGCACAGTATCTCTGTGGTCCAGGGAAATATCACAGAAAGCAAAGCCTTAGATGAAAAAGTGCTGATGTTAGATGAGCTACCACCATCTGGTTATGATGTCTTTAACATTTCAGCCATTTTGAATGAGACCACCTCAGATGTCATAGGCTTTCGGCTACGATTCACGGATGACAGTGGCAGCTTGGTTCTCCATGAAGCTCTGACTAAGAGCCTGTACTGTTTGAACAGATGCACCCAGAGTGAGCCCTTACTGGTGGCTTATCGCTTCCTGGTGACCGAGCTATATGGTGGAAGTAAACAGCAGGCCACTAGAGAATGCCAACACTGCGCTACAGAGAGAAGGAGAAACTTGCCAGAAGATTCCAGGCTACAACAGTGCAGCCGTCAACAACACTATGTGAACTTTCAGACAATGCAACTGAGCCACTGGATTCTGGAGCCTCCTGGCTTCTTCACAAGTTTTTGCAA AGGAGAATGCTCTTACGAAGAATCTGGAGAGCTCTCTGAAGCACATCGGGGtgtaataaataaaacagaaaattggATGAG TTCCCACTGTGTGCCCCAGAAGCGATCCTCCATTAACGTGATGTACTTATCTCATTCAGAAGACCTTGTGATTGAAAGGCTGAAGGATCTGCGAGTAGAAAGTTGTGCATGTAATCAGATGTTTTGA
- the LOC125637092 gene encoding uncharacterized protein LOC125637092 isoform X1 — protein sequence MSIVSLFLGLICGLLLMFCSYFPGAGKCQFIWGRDEQLSKAILEMLHINKLSIPLRTKPHHYMKLVYHLRNPPALNSEGTLVQSFRRIQDPDFGIPGWLWFNISYLKPSMRLAELVLLRKTLHPESLTVNVTVHSISVVQGNITESKALDEKVLMLDELPPSGYDVFNISAILNETTSDVIGFRLRFTDDSGSLVLHEALTKSLYCLNRCTQSEPLLVAYRFLVTELYGGSKQQATRECQHCATERRRNLPEDSRLQQCSRQQHYVNFQTMQLSHWILEPPGFFTSFCKGECSYEESGELSEAHRGVINKTENWMSSHCVPQKRSSINVMYLSHSEDLVIERLKDLRVESCACNQMF from the exons ATGAGCATTGTTTCTCTGTTTTTAGGACTCATCTGTGGATTGCTGTTGATGTTTTGTTCTTACTTCCCAGGGGCAGGGAAATGCCAGTTTATCTGGGGAAGAGATGAACAGTTAAGCAAGGCCATCCTGGAAATGCTACATATCAATAAGTTATCCATACCTCTCAGGACCAAACCTCACCACTACATGAAGTTAGTCTATCATCTACGAAATCCACCAGCCTTAAACAGTGAAGGGACTCTTGTGCAGAGTTTCAGGAGAATCCAAG ATCCAGATTTTGGCATTCCAGGATGGCTGTGGTTTAATATTTCTTACCTGAAACCTTCCATGAGGCTTGCAGAATTAGTTCTTCTCCGGAAGACTCTACACCCAGAATCGCTGACAGTCAATGTTACTGTGCACAGTATCTCTGTGGTCCAGGGAAATATCACAGAAAGCAAAGCCTTAGATGAAAAAGTGCTGATGTTAGATGAGCTACCACCATCTGGTTATGATGTCTTTAACATTTCAGCCATTTTGAATGAGACCACCTCAGATGTCATAGGCTTTCGGCTACGATTCACGGATGACAGTGGCAGCTTGGTTCTCCATGAAGCTCTGACTAAGAGCCTGTACTGTTTGAACAGATGCACCCAGAGTGAGCCCTTACTGGTGGCTTATCGCTTCCTGGTGACCGAGCTATATGGTGGAAGTAAACAGCAGGCCACTAGAGAATGCCAACACTGCGCTACAGAGAGAAGGAGAAACTTGCCAGAAGATTCCAGGCTACAACAGTGCAGCCGTCAACAACACTATGTGAACTTTCAGACAATGCAACTGAGCCACTGGATTCTGGAGCCTCCTGGCTTCTTCACAAGTTTTTGCAA AGGAGAATGCTCTTACGAAGAATCTGGAGAGCTCTCTGAAGCACATCGGGGtgtaataaataaaacagaaaattggATGAG TTCCCACTGTGTGCCCCAGAAGCGATCCTCCATTAACGTGATGTACTTATCTCATTCAGAAGACCTTGTGATTGAAAGGCTGAAGGATCTGCGAGTAGAAAGTTGTGCATGTAATCAGATGTTTTGA